In the genome of Candidatus Nitrosotenuis sp. DW1, one region contains:
- a CDS encoding 30S ribosomal protein S13, whose protein sequence is MSAQDYRHIVRIVGKDIPGDKKISVGLGQIKGVGQAFAHALIGSLNLNPNSNIGFLTESQVETIEKALKDPSTMSFPSWLLNRRKDVETGKTFHLLTSDIDFTIRNDIEREKGANSWRGFRHMYGLKVRGQRTRTTGRKGASVGVKKGGKVLPAGAAPAAGAPAAAAAPAAGAAAAAAAAAPAKAAAPAKGAAPAKAPADAKAKK, encoded by the coding sequence TTGTCAGCACAAGACTATAGGCACATTGTCAGAATTGTCGGAAAAGACATCCCAGGGGATAAAAAGATCTCAGTCGGGCTAGGCCAGATAAAGGGCGTAGGCCAGGCATTTGCACACGCTCTGATCGGCTCTTTGAACTTGAATCCTAATAGCAACATTGGATTTCTTACCGAGTCTCAGGTCGAAACCATTGAAAAGGCGCTAAAAGATCCAAGTACGATGAGTTTCCCAAGTTGGTTACTCAACAGAAGAAAGGACGTGGAGACAGGAAAGACATTTCATTTACTTACATCAGATATTGATTTTACAATAAGAAACGATATTGAGCGAGAGAAAGGCGCAAACAGTTGGAGAGGATTTCGTCACATGTATGGACTAAAGGTCAGAGGTCAAAGAACCAGAACTACAGGACGCAAGGGCGCTTCAGTTGGTGTAAAGAAGGGTGGCAAGGTATTACCAGCAGGTGCAGCACCAGCAGCAGGTGCGCCAGCAGCCGCAGCAGCCCCTGCAGCAGGGGCAGCAGCAGCAGCCGCAGCAGCAGCTCCAGCAAAGGCAGCTGCACCAGCAAAGGGAGCAGCTCCAGCAAAGGCACCAGCCGATGCGAAGGCAAAGAAATAG
- a CDS encoding AAA family ATPase, whose product MSDIKQLVQKSYASQPAYSQVKAGFPENHAEIKTIGDLLEINYKLVEAKEQLRQNLILLMKSGAQKYPKILGYDDDVIPSLDRAILACHDIFLIGQIGQAKTKLVETIATHLLSPIPVIEGSITNDCPMDLPQNELASLLEGQEIDKTLPKFYVSPESTEQILDNKLDTKIKWVDGYQRYKYVLATPDISVKDLVGYIDAIKVAKKGVEMFRIESYSPGQLLQAKHGIFCIDELPVLDPRKQVTLLSVLQEGRYTTGSYPVMFEPKTVFFATANPIDYTHSGKVIEPLYDRLKSHIHTHYPRTIDDEMFIILQEAKTSKCVIPVFVLKTLARLVQKARNHPEINQAKGVSVRFGIHGLELLVGESERVRAIQNQSVAIPRHSDMYCLNQIAKFELSEMDDTVENRSRIFEELLVDSIRETSLEYVQGVDPNVLESIKQEFTQRTLQVSQKINWNDGQVSYKNQLQHFGTLNNLLDSTLGQVKEEQKNLEQKLTAAHIANKNIALDGTDEIKSAVLEVILDGLCFTSPKIIDKKESGYAVA is encoded by the coding sequence TTGTCTGACATAAAACAACTGGTTCAGAAAAGCTATGCCTCACAGCCAGCATACTCTCAAGTCAAGGCAGGATTCCCAGAAAACCACGCCGAAATCAAAACAATAGGCGATCTGCTGGAAATCAATTACAAACTAGTTGAGGCAAAAGAGCAGCTCAGACAAAACCTGATATTGCTAATGAAATCTGGCGCTCAGAAATATCCAAAAATACTTGGATACGACGACGATGTTATCCCGTCCCTTGACAGGGCAATACTTGCATGCCATGATATTTTTCTAATTGGGCAAATAGGGCAGGCAAAAACAAAGCTAGTTGAGACAATTGCAACGCACCTACTCTCGCCAATTCCAGTAATCGAGGGCAGCATAACAAACGACTGTCCAATGGATCTGCCTCAAAACGAACTGGCATCTCTTCTGGAAGGGCAGGAAATAGACAAGACGCTGCCGAAATTCTACGTAAGTCCGGAAAGCACAGAGCAAATACTTGATAACAAATTGGATACTAAAATCAAATGGGTCGACGGATACCAAAGATACAAGTATGTTCTGGCAACGCCGGATATCTCCGTAAAAGATCTGGTTGGCTATATTGACGCAATCAAGGTTGCAAAAAAAGGAGTTGAAATGTTTAGAATAGAGTCGTATTCCCCGGGGCAGCTACTGCAGGCAAAGCACGGAATATTTTGCATTGATGAGCTTCCTGTCCTAGATCCGAGAAAACAGGTTACGCTGCTCTCTGTTTTACAGGAGGGGCGATACACGACAGGATCATACCCAGTCATGTTTGAGCCAAAGACTGTATTTTTTGCAACTGCAAACCCAATCGATTACACACATTCTGGCAAAGTAATAGAGCCGCTATATGACAGGCTAAAGAGCCACATCCACACACATTATCCGAGAACCATAGATGACGAGATGTTCATCATTTTGCAGGAGGCAAAAACCTCCAAGTGTGTAATTCCTGTTTTTGTACTAAAGACACTTGCAAGACTTGTTCAAAAGGCCCGCAATCATCCTGAGATAAACCAGGCAAAGGGAGTTAGTGTGAGATTTGGAATTCATGGGCTGGAACTACTAGTTGGGGAATCTGAACGAGTGCGCGCAATACAAAACCAATCCGTGGCCATTCCGAGGCACTCTGACATGTACTGCCTAAACCAGATTGCAAAGTTTGAGCTATCGGAAATGGATGACACAGTTGAGAACCGCTCAAGAATATTTGAGGAATTGCTAGTTGATTCCATAAGGGAAACCTCGCTTGAATATGTTCAGGGAGTTGATCCAAATGTTCTAGAATCCATCAAGCAGGAATTCACTCAAAGAACCCTTCAGGTATCGCAAAAAATCAATTGGAATGACGGGCAGGTATCGTACAAAAATCAACTGCAGCACTTTGGTACTCTGAACAATCTCCTAGATTCCACGCTGGGCCAGGTCAAAGAAGAGCAAAAGAATCTTGAGCAAAAACTAACTGCCGCACACATAGCAAACAAGAATATTGCTCTGGACGGTACCGATGAGATAAAGTCTGCAGTCCTCGAAGTAATCCTTGACGGCCTGTGTTTTACCTCGCCAAAAATAATAGACAAAAAAGAATCCGGATATGCAGTTGCGTAA
- a CDS encoding VWA domain-containing protein, with translation MQLRNIVNFVYYSTTEENKEKTTQKPSDTDQKTLEKILETLANQSMREKNISLKELDDILQNAINEPGNDPAQAASVDEPKNDDTKSITKYLIEKGYLRDEKNWLTKKGFLAVGNQILRNLMNDLKTDEFGLHETKKIGSGTTVLDTSKKFEIGNDLKFLNVQNTILNTIQRISKNNTTLKFPLDIDVDDFEEFETVNDVRASVVYCIDLSSTMKSSLANSGMSRIEAAKRALWSLYILNNKFFPNDSVSVIGFASMASVIDPYDIPFLKTYDANDDFLHYTNYQAAFRLAKKILLKNAAQNKRIVLITDGQPSACFVDTEHQKNKILSEKPYSNFYVPSESLLSKIKQERNIKIHNDKNSLVYLCYKYKKVDPKVHEQTLAEAKKCRRENIDIDTIVISEETELLTYVQDLEKEFSGRTYHINQNNMDKVLVIDYLFNTKKILSSKNNWN, from the coding sequence ATGCAGTTGCGTAACATAGTTAATTTTGTGTATTATTCCACGACTGAGGAAAATAAAGAAAAGACCACCCAAAAACCAAGCGATACTGACCAGAAGACACTTGAGAAAATTCTGGAGACTTTGGCAAATCAATCAATGCGTGAAAAAAACATCAGCCTGAAGGAGCTAGACGACATTCTTCAAAACGCGATAAACGAGCCGGGAAATGATCCTGCGCAAGCCGCGTCTGTGGATGAGCCAAAAAACGACGACACAAAATCCATAACAAAATACCTAATTGAAAAAGGCTATCTGCGTGACGAAAAAAACTGGCTAACAAAGAAAGGCTTTCTTGCAGTTGGGAACCAGATCCTCCGCAATCTGATGAATGATCTTAAAACAGACGAGTTCGGCCTACACGAGACAAAGAAAATCGGCTCAGGAACAACAGTTCTTGATACTAGCAAAAAATTTGAGATTGGAAATGATCTAAAGTTTCTCAATGTCCAAAACACAATTCTAAACACCATTCAGAGAATTTCAAAAAATAACACTACCCTGAAGTTCCCACTAGACATTGACGTAGACGACTTTGAAGAGTTTGAGACAGTTAACGACGTTAGGGCGTCAGTTGTGTACTGTATAGACCTAAGCTCCACAATGAAGTCGTCTCTGGCAAATTCTGGAATGAGCAGAATAGAGGCAGCAAAAAGGGCGCTGTGGAGCCTTTACATCTTAAACAACAAATTCTTTCCAAACGATTCTGTATCGGTAATTGGATTTGCGTCAATGGCGTCCGTGATTGATCCATATGACATACCATTTCTAAAAACATATGACGCAAATGATGACTTTTTACACTATACCAACTATCAGGCGGCATTTAGGCTGGCAAAAAAAATTCTACTAAAAAACGCAGCACAAAACAAGCGAATCGTGCTGATAACAGACGGCCAGCCAAGTGCATGCTTTGTAGACACCGAACACCAAAAGAACAAGATCCTCTCCGAAAAACCGTACTCGAACTTTTACGTCCCAAGCGAATCACTGCTATCAAAAATAAAGCAAGAGCGCAACATCAAAATTCACAACGACAAAAACAGCCTGGTCTATCTCTGCTACAAGTACAAAAAGGTCGACCCGAAGGTACACGAGCAAACGCTTGCCGAGGCGAAAAAATGCAGGCGAGAAAACATCGACATTGACACAATTGTGATAAGCGAGGAGACTGAGCTGCTCACATATGTGCAGGATCTGGAAAAGGAGTTCTCCGGTCGCACATACCACATAAACCAAAACAACATGGACAAGGTTCTGGTAATTGACTATCTGTTTAATACCAAGAAGATATTAAGTTCTAAAAACAATTGGAATTGA
- a CDS encoding multicopper oxidase domain-containing protein codes for MLFILVVTAVLTTFYFAYPNSSNANTGEKTFLSHNGAVIKTTGDILDPVYLPQTVEFDPDKYLREFNYGRVSKLADGTTLREFTIIAEDDKIMEISPGVFYNVWTFNGTVPGPTIRATEGDIVRIHFINNGARSHTMHFHGEHPGEMDGVFEIVGAGGGQFTYEWIAGPVGVHPYHCHVMPLEEHIIHGLYGVYIVDPKEGRPQADEMVMVLNGFDTDFDTENNFYAANTIPFYYQHHPIQINTNELIRVYVVNMVEFDPINNLHLHGNLYYYYPTGTDTVPSTFTDMITLSQTERGIMEFSYSYPGKYLFHAHKVEFSEKGWTGLFLAKDKEK; via the coding sequence ATGCTATTTATCCTAGTAGTAACTGCAGTTCTGACCACGTTTTATTTTGCCTATCCGAATTCCAGCAACGCAAACACTGGAGAAAAAACATTCCTTTCCCATAATGGTGCAGTGATTAAAACCACTGGGGACATCCTAGATCCTGTTTATCTTCCACAAACGGTGGAATTTGATCCAGACAAATATCTAAGGGAATTCAACTATGGCAGAGTATCAAAGCTGGCTGACGGCACGACTCTACGCGAATTTACAATAATTGCAGAGGATGACAAAATAATGGAAATCTCCCCCGGGGTGTTCTATAACGTGTGGACGTTTAATGGAACTGTCCCGGGTCCTACAATTAGGGCGACGGAAGGGGACATTGTAAGAATACACTTCATAAACAACGGTGCCCGTTCGCATACGATGCACTTTCATGGAGAACATCCGGGTGAAATGGACGGCGTCTTTGAAATTGTTGGAGCCGGAGGTGGTCAATTCACATATGAATGGATTGCAGGACCTGTCGGCGTTCATCCATACCACTGCCACGTGATGCCTCTTGAGGAACACATCATACACGGCCTGTACGGCGTTTACATTGTTGATCCAAAGGAAGGCAGGCCTCAAGCAGACGAAATGGTGATGGTACTAAACGGATTTGACACCGACTTTGATACTGAAAACAATTTTTATGCTGCAAACACAATTCCGTTTTACTATCAGCATCACCCAATCCAAATCAACACAAACGAACTCATACGCGTGTATGTGGTTAACATGGTTGAGTTTGACCCAATAAACAACTTGCACCTGCATGGGAACCTGTACTATTACTATCCGACTGGAACCGATACTGTCCCGTCTACTTTCACTGACATGATCACCCTTTCACAAACGGAGCGCGGAATAATGGAGTTTAGCTATTCATATCCTGGAAAATACCTGTTTCATGCGCACAAAGTAGAGTTTTCAGAAAAGGGCTGGACCGGATTATTCTTGGCAAAGGACAAGGAGAAATAA
- a CDS encoding ZIP family metal transporter, which produces MEEQKRSKAKLIASGLIPFSFLIVMLAYIVGPGSTMIELGVALPELTIEKIDFIESEILVTVRNTGPIPVDVTVADVNDRIQPAAIEPDRHLERFETALVKIPFNWNEGEPYTIGLTTSDGTRFEKLVDAAAFALKPNSETVGFLLLIGTYVGVIPILIGLMWLPFIRKISNQKYIFFLALTVGLLLFLGIDAVEEALEVSSEHLAGAFNGPLLIATTVLISLFGLYYAGERLTKKSSLTKIANPYSVALMISIGIGLHNLGEGLAIGAAIGLGQVALSTFLIIGFALHNTTEGIAIAAPVAKEKTFIRKIVGLGLIAGVPAIFGTWIGSFGYSPFTSVIFLSIGAGAIFQVVIVLSKWLREYDKSFSSTPVIAGIAIGMLIMYLTGILV; this is translated from the coding sequence ATGGAAGAACAAAAAAGATCAAAGGCAAAACTAATTGCAAGCGGCCTGATCCCTTTTAGCTTTCTAATTGTCATGCTTGCGTACATTGTTGGCCCAGGCTCTACGATGATTGAACTTGGGGTGGCGCTCCCGGAGCTGACAATTGAAAAAATAGACTTTATCGAGTCAGAAATACTGGTGACTGTCAGAAACACCGGGCCAATCCCAGTTGACGTGACAGTTGCAGATGTAAACGACAGAATTCAGCCTGCTGCAATAGAGCCTGACAGGCACTTGGAAAGATTCGAGACGGCACTAGTTAAAATTCCATTTAACTGGAACGAAGGGGAGCCATACACGATAGGACTTACGACATCTGATGGAACTAGGTTTGAAAAACTCGTAGATGCAGCTGCGTTTGCACTAAAACCAAACTCTGAGACTGTGGGATTTTTACTATTGATTGGAACGTACGTTGGGGTAATACCGATTTTGATTGGCCTGATGTGGCTTCCATTCATTAGAAAAATTAGCAATCAAAAATACATCTTTTTCCTGGCACTGACTGTTGGCTTGCTGCTGTTTCTGGGAATAGATGCAGTCGAGGAGGCACTTGAGGTCTCATCAGAACACCTTGCAGGCGCATTTAATGGGCCATTGCTAATTGCCACAACAGTTCTGATATCGCTATTTGGCCTGTATTATGCCGGGGAGCGACTTACAAAAAAATCAAGCCTTACAAAGATTGCAAATCCGTACTCTGTTGCACTAATGATTTCGATTGGAATCGGCCTTCATAATCTTGGAGAAGGCCTTGCAATTGGCGCAGCGATAGGGCTGGGCCAGGTGGCACTGAGCACGTTTTTGATAATTGGGTTTGCACTGCATAACACCACTGAGGGAATTGCAATCGCAGCACCCGTTGCAAAGGAAAAAACATTCATTCGAAAAATAGTTGGCCTTGGCCTGATTGCGGGGGTGCCTGCAATTTTTGGCACCTGGATTGGGAGCTTTGGCTACTCGCCGTTTACATCAGTTATCTTTTTATCAATTGGAGCAGGTGCCATCTTCCAAGTAGTAATAGTTCTATCAAAGTGGCTTAGAGAATACGACAAAAGCTTTTCGAGCACTCCGGTAATTGCAGGAATTGCAATTGGCATGCTGATAATGTATCTTACGGGAATCCTAGTCTAA
- a CDS encoding cation diffusion facilitator family transporter — protein MFAQRTRTLKLSLFAILSAFVVELVFGIFSNSLALITDSVHALLDSIVTVVLLLAARFAIKPPDAEHTYGHGKIESLGGLIGGIAIFLIACFFIVEAIIRIQSPPPSTFPTTLVLIAALYTICTDIFRIVLLNRSIKKVGGVTLKADFYHAAMDFGSTMVVIVGIVLVSFGFHDGDFVAALFLGILLVFLSLKLIHRTALDLTDIISPDLVSKVKGITLDTQGVLDASSVLMRRSGDMFFVDITMSLRGNVSFERAHEISDAVERNIKKEITNSEITIHFEPSWKDVPKDSKIYEIASDVPGVMGVHNVSYYASDQMHYVSLHVMVSREMNLEQAHKISEEIEQKIFATIPDINHVTIHLEPHIAIPTTLKSDYKKTDQKILEILKEHGEIKKIGNIVTLYFDDLLKIDIDCSFDKDLTIESVHDLTSQIEQKIRGQFKNSVITIHPEPF, from the coding sequence ATGTTTGCCCAAAGGACCAGAACCCTAAAGCTTTCGCTGTTTGCAATACTTTCTGCGTTTGTAGTGGAACTTGTTTTCGGTATTTTTTCAAACAGCCTTGCACTGATCACCGACAGTGTCCATGCCTTACTTGACAGCATTGTTACGGTGGTGCTGTTATTGGCAGCAAGATTTGCAATAAAGCCCCCAGATGCAGAACACACCTACGGTCATGGAAAAATCGAATCGCTTGGAGGATTAATTGGCGGAATAGCAATATTTCTAATTGCATGTTTTTTTATTGTCGAGGCCATAATCAGAATTCAGAGTCCACCGCCGTCGACATTTCCGACCACCCTTGTCCTCATTGCCGCACTTTACACGATATGCACCGATATCTTTAGGATAGTGCTTTTGAACAGATCAATTAAGAAAGTCGGCGGCGTTACACTCAAGGCAGACTTTTATCATGCAGCCATGGATTTTGGCTCCACGATGGTTGTCATTGTAGGAATTGTTCTGGTTTCATTCGGTTTCCACGACGGAGATTTTGTTGCAGCGCTGTTTCTCGGAATACTTCTTGTGTTTTTGAGCCTGAAGCTTATCCACAGAACTGCGCTTGACCTAACTGACATAATTTCGCCTGATCTTGTAAGCAAAGTGAAAGGAATTACGCTTGACACCCAAGGAGTGCTTGATGCAAGCTCAGTTCTCATGCGAAGATCAGGGGACATGTTCTTTGTAGACATCACAATGTCGCTTCGAGGAAACGTTAGCTTTGAGAGGGCGCACGAAATCAGTGATGCCGTTGAGAGAAACATCAAAAAAGAGATCACGAATTCGGAAATTACAATTCATTTTGAGCCAAGCTGGAAGGACGTCCCAAAGGATTCAAAAATTTATGAGATTGCGTCAGACGTTCCAGGCGTTATGGGCGTGCACAATGTGAGCTATTACGCCTCAGACCAGATGCATTACGTAAGCCTGCACGTGATGGTAAGCAGGGAGATGAACCTAGAGCAGGCCCATAAGATATCAGAGGAGATAGAGCAGAAAATTTTTGCCACCATTCCAGATATCAACCATGTCACGATTCACCTAGAGCCACACATTGCAATACCGACTACTCTCAAGTCAGACTACAAGAAAACCGACCAGAAAATACTTGAGATCCTAAAGGAGCACGGCGAGATAAAGAAAATCGGGAACATAGTAACTCTGTATTTTGATGATCTGCTGAAAATCGACATTGATTGTTCTTTTGACAAGGATCTTACAATTGAAAGCGTCCACGACTTGACATCCCAAATAGAGCAAAAGATACGAGGTCAGTTTAAGAATTCAGTCATAACCATACATCCTGAGCCGTTTTAG
- a CDS encoding peptidase — protein sequence MNRLVVFLSILLLIPLYASANAASNPNLIVSAENPAFGNHFSGSMVVEVIVSDNNISDTSEGKGEPDVTINGNNLRMVQATDGRWYGYFANVDKAKAADQISFDGGVSGVGFDFGVFCSRDTTSLGPTFTESAGIAVPRSITGATNGNSDFATCTGTPSGTNINNVVRNPKSINTNSGILPGQIGLDTNAWPLIQLFSFSNNVVIQYNGVGTQSVTLVYDDMTNISLSLDRQNYPPSSHVFATIRDMQLNQDPTARDSWTFNISPQAVFYGAFTTSGANSANGGTGLVNLVSKLSSLGFDNNGKLGMSLGQIGDLVQNNFQQTTASDGTTTYSEIVTFVETEPNTGIFENADDNSQSNIKILSNAPRGQSAIIEYNSRSYSIVSGLSDAGMSFGQNAAISLGTSQLLPGQRIPLTLVDSDQNINPSSRDKLDIFRSSALIPSLTIGSPATLEDASSVVFYPSSTSFAGGTSIPSSVPNTNSDRLVLDTRSTALTSFEKISINLGVSADALKSLLIDTSDSDNSGTNWVNYDFRSIQNQLGISDFSDTRVSLFFGLSDSSPVTLLSAGRLTGAQGFIQNDTAATQIHSKSGQAFLVIDFDASNNSSPAGTVSSETDTQPIVFDLFSFGEENENTVNNAIYRFELKENGLNTGTFTGTFEYVMANQLNQFDSNTIGSLSTISDNVKFFVNQRMVDEEGLNISYSDVAKVGLTIDVSAKSDVGTHSGTISLNSKTFRFGQPVIVRLVDPDLNIKHDTIDIYLTNNNPASSDVDTVAGPSGGAMLEVLMKDIRYKRCTIDGVAYGGLASTGFSLVETGPSTGVFEGVFKLPSKICNRDGTELISSAGGIVDVKYTDFRDAYGNQNIFTLSKQPAKQDSKPVTTPPTPTKPIVVHPPMPERILAPLQQVKAGTAPEMVECREGFELVIRSVTGAPACVYPHTAEKLRNLGLVTR from the coding sequence TTGAATAGACTAGTCGTATTTTTGAGTATTTTGTTATTGATTCCGTTATATGCATCTGCAAACGCTGCCTCGAACCCAAACCTTATCGTCTCTGCTGAAAACCCTGCATTTGGGAACCATTTTTCAGGCTCGATGGTAGTAGAGGTGATAGTAAGCGATAATAATATTTCTGACACGTCTGAAGGAAAGGGAGAGCCCGACGTTACGATAAACGGCAACAACCTTCGAATGGTTCAGGCAACAGATGGGCGGTGGTATGGATACTTTGCAAACGTGGACAAGGCAAAGGCTGCTGACCAGATTTCTTTTGACGGCGGTGTTTCTGGCGTGGGATTTGACTTTGGAGTATTTTGTAGCAGGGACACAACATCGCTTGGCCCAACATTTACAGAATCTGCCGGCATTGCAGTTCCACGATCGATTACTGGGGCAACAAATGGAAATTCAGACTTTGCAACTTGCACTGGAACCCCGTCTGGGACAAACATCAACAATGTGGTGCGCAACCCAAAATCAATCAACACAAATTCTGGCATACTGCCTGGCCAAATTGGCCTTGACACAAATGCCTGGCCGCTCATACAATTATTTTCATTTAGCAACAACGTTGTGATTCAATATAATGGCGTTGGAACACAATCAGTCACACTAGTATACGATGACATGACAAACATTTCGCTAAGCCTTGATAGGCAAAACTATCCGCCGTCATCACACGTGTTTGCAACTATTCGTGACATGCAGCTAAACCAGGATCCGACAGCAAGGGATTCTTGGACATTTAACATCAGTCCGCAAGCTGTATTTTATGGTGCATTTACCACGTCTGGCGCAAACTCTGCAAACGGGGGAACGGGCCTTGTAAATCTCGTTTCAAAGCTTTCAAGTCTGGGTTTTGACAACAATGGTAAACTTGGAATGAGCCTTGGGCAGATAGGAGATCTTGTGCAAAATAACTTCCAGCAGACTACTGCGTCTGACGGCACTACCACATATTCGGAAATAGTGACCTTTGTTGAAACAGAACCAAACACCGGAATATTTGAAAACGCAGATGACAATTCTCAGTCAAACATCAAGATATTGTCAAATGCACCAAGGGGACAATCTGCAATAATCGAATACAATTCAAGATCTTACTCTATAGTTTCAGGCCTAAGCGATGCAGGCATGTCCTTTGGACAAAATGCAGCAATCTCCTTAGGAACCTCACAACTTCTACCGGGGCAAAGAATCCCGCTTACACTAGTGGATTCTGACCAAAACATAAACCCGTCATCACGAGACAAACTTGACATTTTTAGAAGCTCTGCTCTGATTCCTAGCCTGACAATAGGCAGTCCTGCAACTCTGGAAGATGCGTCTAGCGTCGTATTTTACCCATCCTCAACTAGTTTTGCTGGAGGAACATCAATTCCGTCCTCTGTCCCAAACACGAATTCTGACAGACTTGTGCTGGATACAAGATCCACTGCACTGACATCGTTTGAAAAAATATCAATAAACCTTGGCGTATCTGCAGATGCACTAAAGTCATTACTAATCGATACTAGCGATTCAGATAATTCTGGAACAAACTGGGTTAACTATGATTTTAGATCCATTCAAAACCAGCTTGGGATAAGCGATTTTTCTGACACTAGAGTGTCGTTATTTTTTGGATTGTCAGATTCAAGTCCTGTTACATTGTTGAGCGCAGGTAGGCTGACAGGTGCACAAGGATTCATACAGAATGACACCGCAGCAACTCAGATACACTCAAAATCTGGGCAAGCGTTTCTTGTAATTGACTTTGATGCATCAAACAATTCCTCCCCAGCAGGTACTGTGTCATCCGAAACAGACACGCAGCCAATTGTATTTGATTTGTTTTCATTTGGAGAGGAAAATGAAAACACGGTAAACAATGCAATATACAGATTCGAACTAAAAGAAAACGGCCTGAACACCGGAACATTCACAGGTACATTCGAATACGTTATGGCAAACCAGCTAAATCAGTTTGACTCAAACACAATCGGATCCCTGAGCACCATAAGTGATAATGTGAAATTCTTTGTGAATCAAAGGATGGTCGATGAAGAAGGACTCAATATTTCATACTCTGACGTTGCCAAGGTGGGACTTACAATTGATGTGTCTGCCAAGTCAGACGTTGGCACACACTCTGGCACGATATCATTGAATTCAAAGACATTCAGATTTGGCCAGCCCGTTATCGTAAGACTCGTTGATCCAGACCTCAACATAAAGCACGACACAATTGACATTTATCTGACAAACAACAACCCTGCCTCTTCCGACGTAGATACAGTAGCTGGTCCAAGCGGTGGCGCAATGCTTGAGGTTCTGATGAAGGACATTAGGTACAAGCGTTGCACCATAGACGGCGTGGCGTATGGCGGCTTGGCATCAACAGGGTTCAGCCTTGTGGAGACGGGACCAAGCACGGGAGTTTTTGAAGGAGTGTTCAAACTGCCGTCTAAAATATGCAATCGGGATGGCACTGAGCTAATCTCCTCTGCAGGCGGAATTGTCGATGTAAAATACACCGACTTTAGAGATGCGTATGGCAATCAAAACATCTTTACGCTTTCAAAACAACCAGCCAAGCAAGATTCAAAACCAGTAACGACACCACCAACTCCTACAAAACCAATAGTTGTACACCCTCCAATGCCCGAGAGAATACTTGCTCCACTACAACAAGTCAAGGCAGGAACTGCCCCTGAAATGGTTGAATGCAGAGAAGGATTCGAGCTAGTCATACGCTCCGTAACCGGCGCGCCAGCTTGTGTATATCCTCATACTGCAGAAAAACTGCGAAACTTGGGATTAGTTACAAGATAA